In Finegoldia magna ATCC 53516, a genomic segment contains:
- the cas1b gene encoding type I-B CRISPR-associated endonuclease Cas1b produces the protein MKNSLYVYQNGELRRKDNTLQFCTVDGEKRDIPVNMVSEIYLFGEVSINSKLIDFLSHNDIIVHFFNYYDFYSASLMPKKSKVSGKVTVKQAQFYLDDEKRLQLAMKFVEGAGKNIYRNIRYYNSRGKDLEEYMNEINYYLKNLDKARDVQELMGMEGNIHKTYYKSWSTIINQEIDFEKRVKRPPDNIVNTLISYLNSLVYTTVLGEIYKTQLDPTISFLHEPGDRRYSLSLDIAEIFKPLIADRLIFSLLNKNQIQDKHFSQELNYLYMKESGSKVILQEYNKTLQRTIKHKDLSRNVSYRYLIRLECYKLVKHFIGEKEYEPFIIWW, from the coding sequence ATGAAGAATAGCTTGTATGTTTATCAAAATGGGGAACTGAGAAGAAAAGATAATACTCTTCAATTTTGCACGGTTGATGGCGAGAAGAGGGACATTCCTGTCAATATGGTATCAGAGATTTATCTTTTTGGAGAGGTTAGTATTAATTCCAAATTAATAGATTTTTTGTCTCATAATGATATAATCGTTCATTTTTTCAACTACTATGATTTCTACAGTGCAAGTTTGATGCCAAAAAAATCAAAAGTTTCTGGGAAAGTAACAGTTAAACAAGCCCAATTTTATTTGGACGATGAAAAAAGACTACAACTAGCGATGAAATTTGTGGAGGGTGCAGGTAAAAATATATACAGAAATATTAGATATTATAACAGCAGAGGGAAAGATCTTGAAGAGTATATGAATGAGATTAATTATTACTTAAAAAACTTAGACAAAGCAAGAGATGTGCAAGAACTTATGGGGATGGAGGGTAACATTCACAAAACATATTACAAATCTTGGAGCACAATTATTAATCAAGAGATTGACTTTGAAAAAAGAGTCAAAAGACCTCCAGATAATATCGTGAATACTTTGATTTCGTATTTGAACTCATTGGTCTACACAACAGTTTTGGGCGAAATTTACAAAACTCAGCTGGATCCTACAATTAGTTTTCTACATGAACCTGGCGATAGAAGATATTCACTGAGTTTGGATATTGCGGAAATATTTAAACCGTTGATAGCTGACAGACTAATATTTTCGTTATTAAACAAAAATCAGATACAAGACAAACATTTTAGTCAAGAATTAAACTATTTGTACATGAAAGAATCAGGGTCTAAGGTAATATTGCAAGAATACAATAAAACTTTGCAAAGGACGATAAAGCACAAAGATTTATCCAGAAATGTAAGCTACAGATATCTAATCAGATTAGAATGTTATAAATTAGTAAAGCATTTTATTGGTGAAAAAGAATATGAACCGTTTATAATTTGGTGGTAA
- a CDS encoding CRISPR-associated protein Cas4, with protein sequence MTEDKVTGLMIYYYFVCKRKLWYSCQNISMESENENVSVGKFVDESSYIKNRKHIMINNEINLDFIENSNTIHEIKKSRKIEKASIWQVKYYLYYLKKRNIDNLNAKIDYPLLKKTVKVELSEEDELILDKSIEEIKRIVSCEFPPEFEVKNICKSCAFEDLCKI encoded by the coding sequence ATGACAGAAGATAAGGTTACTGGGCTCATGATTTACTACTATTTTGTTTGCAAAAGGAAGTTGTGGTATTCTTGCCAAAACATATCTATGGAATCGGAGAACGAGAATGTTTCTGTTGGTAAATTTGTAGATGAATCTTCTTATATAAAAAACAGAAAACACATTATGATTAATAACGAGATTAACTTGGATTTTATCGAGAATTCAAATACTATTCACGAGATTAAGAAAAGTAGAAAGATTGAGAAGGCTTCGATTTGGCAAGTCAAATATTATTTGTATTATTTGAAAAAACGTAATATCGATAATTTGAATGCGAAAATAGATTATCCTCTTTTGAAGAAAACGGTGAAAGTTGAATTATCCGAAGAAGATGAACTTATTTTAGATAAATCTATCGAGGAAATAAAAAGGATAGTTTCGTGTGAATTTCCGCCTGAATTTGAAGTTAAGAATATTTGTAAGAGTTGTGCATTTGAAGATTTGTGCAAAATATAG
- a CDS encoding CRISPR-associated helicase/endonuclease Cas3 — protein MNDIEDALIKEIYSNNLAKPDETLYEHTKLLLDNFEILKNLGYLNSNVNDIEEILYLSCLYHDMGKINPVFQERLKNKNKFDKNVEVGHNILSTFLVNSFLDDKSGRKNNLIRCAILNHHNYIENFTYLDAEINEELIEKNLLEINDKFLHLDSENIEEMMDETLDFQNIYEMKRIQKTYEYIIIKGLLNKCDYAASAHMKCEIKNDFLLNSLESLNYNWRDIQQFCIENRNDNLVIVGSTGLGKTEASLLWGADNKIFYVLPLRTAINAMYERIKNLVKNDYDKKVAVLHGQTDSVYLKELNNDFSVKNENEKFYEYYKNTKKLAMPITVATPDQLFDSVFKYNGYEFKMATFSYSRIIIDEIQAYSPDILAYTIYAIRLINDLGGKIAIFTATLAPFVKDLLTKKSSITSEYKFKDFECKYHCFLSENKRHSMKIVEKELDSEYVEEILNKRENIRTCLIVRNTIKSAQELYNQLNNNLDCSKYEVNLLHSKFTVEDRKQKEVEILKDGNPKNVNDKIKVWISTQIVEASLDIDFDIMFTELSELLGLFQRLGRVYRKRTLESDIPNIYVFTEISEKQISSAYNSYGFIDQTLHDLSKTALKEKGDGIITEEEKMNMINQYFTTEKLRNSDYIKKFNQVFNKIQSLSPGKMELSDVKKEFRNIVSFRAMPINIYNSGDIAKLIEQINNCYRDMIALDGEQKNAEKLKLIKLQDKLSDKTLNVNISDINPKNFFTAANEKIYITEKFYDNEYGLLNDELVDKFDLQPNSGGIFI, from the coding sequence ATGAATGATATTGAAGATGCTTTAATAAAAGAAATTTATTCTAATAACCTTGCAAAACCAGACGAAACTTTGTATGAACATACAAAATTGCTTTTGGATAATTTTGAGATTTTGAAAAACTTAGGATATTTAAATAGTAATGTCAATGATATCGAAGAAATACTATATTTATCTTGCTTGTATCATGATATGGGCAAGATAAATCCGGTTTTTCAAGAAAGGTTAAAAAATAAAAATAAATTTGATAAAAATGTAGAGGTGGGACATAATATACTGTCAACATTTTTAGTAAATTCTTTCTTAGACGATAAATCAGGACGTAAAAATAATCTTATACGATGTGCTATTTTAAATCATCATAATTATATTGAGAATTTTACTTATCTTGATGCTGAAATTAACGAAGAATTAATTGAAAAAAACTTACTTGAAATTAATGATAAATTTTTACATCTAGATTCAGAAAATATTGAAGAAATGATGGATGAAACGCTTGATTTTCAGAACATATATGAAATGAAACGAATTCAAAAAACTTATGAATACATTATTATCAAAGGCTTGTTAAACAAATGCGACTATGCAGCTAGTGCTCACATGAAATGCGAAATCAAAAATGATTTTCTTCTGAACTCATTAGAAAGCTTAAATTATAATTGGCGAGATATTCAACAATTTTGTATAGAAAATAGAAATGATAATTTGGTCATTGTCGGTTCTACTGGATTGGGAAAAACAGAAGCTTCTCTTCTATGGGGAGCTGATAATAAAATATTTTATGTTTTGCCATTGAGAACTGCGATAAATGCAATGTATGAAAGAATAAAAAATCTAGTAAAAAATGATTATGATAAGAAAGTTGCAGTTTTGCATGGACAAACGGACAGCGTTTATTTGAAAGAATTGAATAATGATTTTTCCGTAAAAAATGAAAATGAAAAATTCTATGAATATTATAAGAATACAAAAAAATTAGCTATGCCGATAACTGTTGCCACGCCAGATCAATTATTTGATTCAGTATTTAAATACAATGGATATGAGTTTAAAATGGCTACATTTAGCTATTCTAGAATAATAATCGATGAAATTCAAGCGTATAGTCCAGATATCTTGGCATATACAATATATGCAATAAGATTGATAAATGATTTAGGCGGGAAAATTGCTATATTTACAGCGACATTAGCACCATTTGTAAAAGATCTTTTGACAAAAAAATCAAGTATCACAAGCGAATATAAATTCAAAGATTTTGAATGTAAGTACCACTGTTTTTTGTCTGAAAATAAAAGACATAGCATGAAGATTGTCGAAAAAGAATTAGATAGTGAATATGTTGAAGAAATATTGAATAAACGCGAGAATATAAGAACATGCTTGATTGTTAGAAATACAATAAAGTCAGCACAAGAACTGTACAATCAATTGAATAATAATTTGGATTGTTCAAAATATGAAGTAAATTTATTGCATTCAAAATTTACTGTAGAAGACAGAAAACAAAAAGAGGTTGAAATTTTAAAAGACGGAAATCCTAAAAATGTTAACGATAAAATAAAAGTATGGATATCAACGCAAATTGTAGAAGCTAGCTTAGACATTGATTTCGATATAATGTTTACAGAATTATCAGAATTACTAGGATTGTTTCAAAGACTTGGACGAGTGTACAGAAAAAGAACTTTAGAATCAGACATACCAAACATATACGTGTTTACAGAAATTTCAGAGAAGCAAATTTCTTCAGCGTATAACTCCTATGGATTTATCGATCAAACTTTGCATGATTTAAGCAAAACTGCTTTGAAAGAAAAAGGCGATGGAATTATCACTGAAGAAGAAAAAATGAATATGATAAATCAATATTTTACAACTGAAAAGCTTAGAAATAGTGATTACATCAAAAAGTTTAATCAAGTTTTTAATAAGATACAAAGCTTAAGTCCTGGGAAAATGGAATTAAGTGATGTGAAAAAAGAATTTAGAAATATAGTTTCATTCAGAGCGATGCCGATTAATATTTATAATAGTGGCGATATTGCCAAACTTATTGAACAAATAAACAATTGTTATAGAGATATGATAGCACTTGATGGTGAACAAAAAAATGCTGAAAAACTGAAACTAATAAAATTACAAGACAAACTATCAGACAAGACACTAAATGTAAATATTTCGGATATTAATCCCAAAAACTTCTTCACAGCCGCAAATGAAAAAATATATATTACAGAAAAATTTTACGACAATGAGTATGGACTCTTGAACGATGAGTTAGTTGATAAATTTGATTTACAACCTAATTCAGGAGGAATATTTATATGA
- the cas5 gene encoding CRISPR-associated protein Cas5 encodes MKILRIKIKQAQASYTREETVDNHTTYPLPPFSTIIGALHNACGYTSYRPMDISVQGKYGSMQREYYTNIGLLNNREEDRNFLVYLKNPQLLSKGFIQIGEGLKSQGNSFINRKTVRIDDEEYYSKYVDLMKKKKELDEENKNVVKPKIKELKDKEKEFKTEQKKYDKNSEEYADLKNKIEDIKKQYKLIDSEFKDKYKREYDDLQKHFKTLVKKPSMQEVLYDVELVIHIRTEDDTANDILENIQNFVSLGRSEDFIELIEAKETEICSPKSRVHLENDYKIYANLSEVTKEGNIGKFFIADGDNTREAKGTVYYISKDYLIENNRRVFNKIPCLYSSNIAIQKKSGGIVDDEGYILSLN; translated from the coding sequence ATGAAAATTCTTCGAATTAAAATAAAACAAGCTCAAGCATCTTATACAAGAGAGGAAACTGTGGATAATCACACAACTTATCCACTACCTCCATTTTCAACTATTATTGGAGCTTTGCATAATGCTTGCGGATACACATCATATAGACCAATGGATATTTCAGTTCAAGGTAAATATGGCTCAATGCAAAGAGAGTATTATACTAACATTGGTTTACTAAACAATAGAGAAGAAGACCGAAACTTTTTGGTTTATCTAAAAAATCCTCAGCTTTTATCTAAAGGTTTTATCCAAATTGGAGAAGGATTAAAATCACAAGGCAATAGCTTCATTAATAGAAAAACTGTTAGAATTGACGATGAAGAATATTATTCAAAGTATGTTGATTTAATGAAAAAGAAAAAAGAGCTAGATGAAGAAAATAAAAATGTTGTAAAACCTAAGATTAAGGAATTAAAAGACAAAGAAAAAGAATTTAAAACTGAGCAAAAAAAGTACGACAAGAATTCTGAAGAATATGCAGATCTGAAAAATAAGATTGAGGATATAAAAAAACAATACAAACTCATTGATTCTGAATTCAAAGATAAATACAAAAGAGAATATGATGATTTACAAAAACATTTTAAAACTTTGGTGAAAAAACCTTCAATGCAAGAAGTCTTGTACGATGTTGAACTTGTAATTCACATAAGAACTGAAGACGATACTGCCAATGATATTCTAGAAAATATTCAAAACTTCGTAAGCCTTGGAAGAAGTGAGGATTTTATTGAATTGATAGAAGCGAAGGAGACTGAAATATGTTCTCCTAAAAGCAGAGTTCATTTGGAAAATGACTATAAAATTTATGCAAATTTATCAGAAGTTACAAAAGAAGGAAATATTGGAAAGTTTTTTATTGCGGATGGTGACAACACTAGAGAAGCAAAAGGAACAGTATATTATATAAGTAAAGATTATCTTATTGAAAATAATAGGAGAGTATTCAATAAAATCCCATGCTTATATTCATCTAATATCGCAATTCAAAAAAAGTCTGGTGGAATTGTAGATGATGAAGGATATATCCTGAGTTTAAATTAG
- the cas7i gene encoding type I-B CRISPR-associated protein Cas7/Cst2/DevR produces MKNKALTLTVVAKMTSNYGEGLGNIGSVQKVYRNGKSYAIRSRESLKNAIMVQSGMYDDLKVDVDSGVTQKSVDENTNASNCRALEGGYMNTTGETKIRKSSFYLTDAIAFEPFINEARFHNNLYLAQKSAEQQGINLQKEAKKSGLMPYQYEYDKSMKRYSITFDLDKVGEDLNFDAVADSKEKTNRVNCILDAIKDLSLVVRGNMDNAEPLFIVGGIGDKKTHYFENVVSVDEKKLQINDDLLNKLKEGYKAGLLEGNNFDNEKEIEEKLNPVSISSFFSDLKEEVKAYYENSSN; encoded by the coding sequence ATGAAAAATAAAGCATTAACATTAACAGTTGTAGCAAAAATGACTTCTAACTATGGAGAAGGACTTGGAAATATTGGAAGTGTTCAAAAAGTTTACCGAAACGGTAAATCTTACGCAATAAGGTCCAGAGAAAGTTTGAAAAATGCAATAATGGTTCAAAGTGGAATGTATGATGATTTAAAAGTAGATGTAGACTCCGGAGTAACGCAAAAAAGTGTAGATGAAAATACTAACGCTTCTAATTGTAGAGCATTAGAAGGTGGATATATGAATACAACAGGAGAAACTAAAATAAGAAAAAGTTCATTTTATCTTACTGATGCAATAGCGTTTGAACCTTTTATCAATGAAGCAAGATTTCATAATAATCTGTATCTAGCACAAAAGAGCGCAGAACAACAAGGTATCAACTTGCAAAAAGAAGCGAAAAAATCTGGATTAATGCCTTACCAATACGAATACGACAAATCTATGAAAAGATATTCAATTACATTCGATTTGGACAAAGTTGGAGAAGACTTGAATTTTGATGCAGTAGCAGATTCTAAAGAAAAGACAAACAGGGTTAATTGTATACTTGACGCTATCAAGGATTTGTCTCTAGTAGTTAGAGGAAATATGGACAACGCAGAACCATTATTTATCGTAGGTGGAATTGGTGACAAGAAAACTCACTATTTCGAAAATGTCGTATCCGTTGATGAAAAGAAATTACAAATTAACGATGATTTATTAAACAAACTAAAAGAAGGATATAAGGCAGGATTGTTGGAAGGAAACAACTTTGACAATGAAAAAGAAATTGAAGAAAAATTAAATCCTGTTAGCATCAGCTCATTCTTTTCGGATTTAAAAGAAGAGGTGAAAGCTTATTATGAAAATTCTTCGAATTAA
- the cas8a1 gene encoding type I CRISPR-associated protein Cas8a1/Csx8 encodes MIEILENNPKFNRRVCPSDWRFSASIVGMIRFFEEEEIEFDLSEDGFYLYYNYEDVSEENDEKYFDYVEKTYHDSLHHTVLKDLLRIKDKSDEQKKIIKEKMNGNSIIKKVLKGVNAEDEETILEKISENREDIIRDTFKNAKFGYAKFANPNKIRSEEGKVCRLNGYYVDTSRKTKSIGFAFDDKTRNYNDFIEFDYIPFAFSQDRESIFINNNISIRHLKNSNDALVHENQDKGKLSYKLNKNFRSEIFYNFSEASNFIDYDVEVILKNQDDDFFETIFVRKEAIGIFESISKIDSEKQYIQKALKYNIKINDDYYINILNYVTNSVLNLQVLDKLIIFLFRYKFNIKSNDNKRAEKSDYGFLISQLIRINRLIYRKLYDGGDNNMTYKNVYETAEEVKRKLKEKNMENKLGSYRSKLIGALTANDKDRFIIVLLNLSSYSQVQFDFLTLLTKDFDLYKNIAFDFVSKLNYFEDNGSNKPSDNTNQNKGE; translated from the coding sequence GTGATAGAAATTTTAGAAAATAATCCAAAATTTAATAGAAGAGTTTGCCCTTCTGATTGGAGATTTTCGGCATCAATAGTTGGAATGATAAGATTTTTCGAAGAAGAGGAAATTGAGTTTGATTTAAGCGAAGACGGGTTTTATCTGTACTACAATTACGAAGATGTAAGTGAGGAAAATGATGAGAAATACTTTGATTATGTTGAAAAGACTTATCACGATTCTTTGCATCATACTGTACTAAAAGATTTACTTAGAATAAAAGATAAATCAGATGAACAGAAAAAAATAATCAAAGAAAAAATGAATGGCAATTCTATAATAAAAAAAGTGTTAAAGGGTGTAAATGCTGAAGATGAGGAAACTATATTAGAGAAAATATCCGAAAACAGGGAAGATATCATTAGGGATACTTTTAAAAACGCGAAATTTGGATATGCAAAATTTGCGAACCCCAATAAGATTAGGTCTGAAGAAGGAAAAGTGTGTAGATTGAATGGGTATTATGTAGATACTTCAAGGAAAACTAAATCCATAGGTTTTGCTTTTGATGATAAGACTAGAAACTACAATGATTTTATAGAGTTTGATTACATTCCTTTTGCATTTAGTCAAGATAGAGAATCCATTTTTATTAATAACAACATTAGTATTAGACATCTTAAAAACTCTAATGATGCGCTTGTACATGAAAATCAAGATAAGGGAAAATTATCATATAAGTTGAACAAAAATTTTAGAAGTGAGATTTTTTACAATTTCAGTGAGGCATCAAATTTTATTGATTATGATGTTGAAGTGATTCTTAAAAACCAAGATGATGATTTTTTTGAAACTATTTTTGTAAGAAAAGAGGCAATTGGAATTTTTGAAAGTATTTCAAAAATAGACAGTGAGAAACAATATATACAAAAAGCGTTGAAATATAATATCAAAATTAACGACGATTACTATATTAATATTTTGAACTACGTAACCAATTCAGTACTGAACTTACAAGTATTAGATAAATTAATTATATTTTTGTTTAGGTACAAATTCAATATTAAATCTAATGATAACAAAAGGGCAGAAAAATCTGATTATGGATTTTTGATATCACAATTGATAAGAATAAATAGATTGATATATAGAAAACTATATGATGGAGGAGATAACAATATGACATATAAAAATGTTTATGAAACCGCAGAAGAAGTTAAACGAAAATTAAAAGAGAAAAATATGGAAAATAAATTAGGATCTTACAGGAGTAAACTGATTGGAGCCTTAACTGCAAATGATAAAGATAGATTTATTATTGTGTTGTTGAATCTATCATCGTATTCACAAGTCCAATTCGACTTTTTAACATTACTTACTAAGGATTTTGATTTGTACAAAAATATCGCTTTTGACTTTGTGTCTAAGCTAAATTATTTTGAAGACAACGGATCAAATAAACCATCGGATAATACTAACCAAAATAAAGGAGAATAA
- the cas6 gene encoding CRISPR-associated endoribonuclease Cas6 produces the protein MRFDVNITLSDKEIPKDKNRMFLSFIKHNLSKNNKKCFEELYGKGITNRKSFAMASYLPGAIFNENTITIPNKKIKLTISVVDMELGVEIFNSMMGSANSTYRYKDCELTTTSVKLLREKRIENSNEIFKTLSPIVIRDHVREDNKDWFYDLSDAKGQEIFVRNLKYQLEEEFPESKYFLDELEVEVLKNKKTVAKNYGINVQCNLCVLKINAKSEILEHIYKSGVGSYKSQGFGLFDII, from the coding sequence ATGCGATTTGACGTAAACATAACTTTAAGTGATAAAGAAATCCCTAAAGATAAAAATCGAATGTTTTTATCTTTTATTAAGCACAATTTATCAAAAAACAATAAAAAGTGTTTTGAAGAATTGTATGGAAAGGGTATTACTAACAGAAAATCTTTTGCAATGGCGTCATATTTGCCAGGTGCTATATTTAATGAAAACACTATAACGATTCCAAACAAAAAAATCAAATTAACTATTTCTGTTGTTGACATGGAATTGGGTGTAGAAATTTTTAATTCTATGATGGGAAGTGCGAACAGTACTTATCGATACAAAGATTGTGAACTTACTACAACAAGTGTCAAACTATTAAGGGAAAAAAGAATAGAAAATTCAAATGAAATATTTAAAACTTTATCACCGATTGTTATAAGAGATCATGTAAGAGAAGATAACAAAGATTGGTTCTATGATTTAAGTGATGCAAAAGGACAAGAAATATTTGTGAGAAATTTAAAATATCAACTTGAAGAAGAATTTCCAGAATCAAAGTATTTCTTAGATGAATTGGAAGTAGAAGTTTTAAAAAATAAAAAAACAGTTGCAAAAAATTACGGTATCAACGTTCAATGTAACTTATGCGTATTAAAAATCAATGCAAAGTCTGAAATATTAGAGCATATTTACAAATCAGGAGTTGGATCATACAAATCTCAAGGATTTGGCTTATTTGACATTATTTAA